The sequence below is a genomic window from Synechococcus sp. PCC 7335.
GTTGAACCAATTACAATCTGACCATTCTTGTGGACACTCACTCGATAGGTTGGCTCTCGTCCCCGCCCATCTTTAGTCCCCTCAGGATTTAGCGAAATTCCCCTAGCCTCTAGCAGCGCATCGTAAAAGTCCGCTAGGTTTGCCCTTATCTGACCATCCTTCGTTTCTGTGTAATAGCCACATGCTTGGGCACTTTCACGCTTAGATAGATGAGCGAGTTCATTGATTTTCTGAAGGAGAGACTTTCCCTTCAGTGGATGGTTTTTATTCGCCATAGCACTCTTTCATCTAGCTTAGATTTCGCTAACTACAAGGTACTCACAGCTAATATCTCTCACTATCTAGTGATCATGTCCAGTCTCATCAGATAACCCAAGATCAGAACAATTAGCAACAAGTAGAAGTCACAAACAATACTTTAATCAGAGATCAATCTTGACAGCAATTTATTAATGATGATACCGCTTAAATATTCATCAAGAATACCAAAACATCTATCAAAGTCTAGCCAACTATTGCGACTTCATCAACACACTCTCCACTAATCATTCTATCAGTTTGCTATATCGTAATAGCCATCTATAGTCTACGGCAGAATGGTTTTGAGCAAATGGCAAACCCTTTTTAAAAAAAGCACTCTTCTTTAAATGCCATTTCAAATAGCACTTCCAAAACACATCGAAAACACAACAGTGAAATTAACAGTGATAGATGGGCTGCTACCCTCTTCCTATAAAAGATACTACGCGTCTTTTCATTCAGCGCTCCTATACAAGCACTCTTACCAGCATTTCTCTACACCATTCCGTTGACTTAATTTGTACTCAAGAAAGCCTCTCCAATGTATCGATTAACCGATAATATACAGACAATAGACTTTAACTAGCTATCTTTCAATGGCAGGACCTTCTCTAGACACACCGGATTCCACAGACTCATTGGCATCGCCTGAACAACCACAACCTGGCTTTGGCTGGACTCAATATGCAGAACAAATCAATGGTCGATTCGCTATGGTTGGATTTGTCGCACTACTGCTGTTAGAGCTGTTCACAGGACAAGACTTCTTCACTTGGATAGGGTTGCATTGAGTCTTCAGCGCAATTAGTCGCAGGCGATAGACAGGCGATTAGCTCGAAATACAACAGCGTCGGATGCGTGCTCAAAAGAACTATTGGTCCAGCACTGAGCAGTAGTAGGCAGTAGCTAGTAGAACCCACTCAAGAGCTAGCCTCAGCCCTTCTACGGACAGGGTATCAACTGCATTAGGCTATAGGTAATGTCAATTTTCTGTGCCTCCATCCGTTCACTCACTACTCAATGAAGCCCACAGCGAATAGCAAGAGAAGGATACCTCCTACCTTGATTCATTTCACCTAAGGATAACTACTATAGAAGACAGAGAAGGCTGCGCAGTGAATGCGCAGCCTTCCTCATACGTTAGTTCGTACAGCCTTTCATCGTTAACTTGTAAGGGTAGATAGGCTTTGGACAAAGCTACCTAAGAATGAGCGCCTATGCTAGACCAGTATTCGCACCGCGCCGACCAGTAGCAAGTTCTACTTTCACGATAGTCCCACCCATTTTTTGGATTCTCTGCTGCTCTTTGAACCAGTTATCATAGGGAACTAACTTGGTAAAATAAGTATTCTGGAGCTCGCGCTGAGTTCGAATCCTGGTTTGACTAGGGACGCAGGCAGTGACTCGAAACATTCGCATGGTAATGGCCTCTTGGGTGTTTAAATCTAAAGGGTCTAAATCTAAAATTTTGTCGCTGAGTCAGCGCTCGTAACGCAAGGATTGACTTAAGCACTTTTGCTATCTGAAACGGGTCCTTGAAATGCATAAGGGCAACAGATATCAAGTCAGAAACTTACGAGCTTTTGTTTTACAACACTTACACCAGCTGTTTTCTTTCACTGAAATCTCATGCTTGTCAGGCGCTTATAAAAGTAATCTAACCACCTACTACACCTCGCAAATACTGTGCTTTTGATTAGAACTACTTTAT
It includes:
- a CDS encoding AbrB family transcriptional regulator — encoded protein: MANKNHPLKGKSLLQKINELAHLSKRESAQACGYYTETKDGQIRANLADFYDALLEARGISLNPEGTKDGRGREPTYRVSVHKNGQIVIGSTYTQAMGLKPGDEFVIKLGYKHIRLEQVGSSDDDSETDQG
- a CDS encoding chlorophyll a/b-binding protein; this encodes MAGPSLDTPDSTDSLASPEQPQPGFGWTQYAEQINGRFAMVGFVALLLLELFTGQDFFTWIGLH
- a CDS encoding phycobilisome linker polypeptide, whose protein sequence is MRMFRVTACVPSQTRIRTQRELQNTYFTKLVPYDNWFKEQQRIQKMGGTIVKVELATGRRGANTGLA